In Gemmatimonadales bacterium, one DNA window encodes the following:
- a CDS encoding VOC family protein translates to MSDVERSIAFYRRLPGATVLFHMPGRFALLKFGTGRLGLLADQKRQFHVELEVADLDAAAGALRDLGIAADGPTVRDWGERDILVQDPDGYLLEFGTAREH, encoded by the coding sequence GTGTCCGACGTCGAGCGCTCCATTGCCTTCTACCGCCGGTTGCCAGGTGCCACCGTGCTGTTCCACATGCCCGGGCGCTTTGCGCTGCTGAAGTTCGGAACTGGTCGCCTCGGGCTGCTCGCAGATCAGAAGCGTCAGTTTCACGTGGAGTTGGAGGTCGCGGATCTCGACGCCGCGGCTGGGGCACTGCGGGACCTCGGGATCGCGGCCGACGGGCCAACGGTCCGGGATTGGGGAGAGCGCGACATCCTGGTCCAGGACCCGGATGGCTATCTCCTGGAGTTTGGGACTGCGCGAGAACACTGA
- a CDS encoding HD domain-containing phosphohydrolase has product MSGIRTKTGQSIREAAMHRTGLPTSHPRYRRVATDATPPEPLPYAPHAAPVAPASEPRKARTPCVPSGASILDVLESCGLPTRAFDPGTISHSERVASYAAEIAAAIGLSRIEIRPVRLGAYLHDVGKLKVSPRILRKPGRLTDAEFAIMKMHPVWGLDVLEGVHLPAAVRSAIRWHHEKHDGTGYPDGLCGEQIPLHASIIAIADVYDALTSSRSYRPPMSSSGAMALMRVRQGSWRPEVYAAFCRAAASPARGAALLLAAAAGSRRREAAIGFAVA; this is encoded by the coding sequence GTGTCAGGCATCCGCACCAAGACGGGGCAGTCCATCAGGGAGGCGGCGATGCACCGCACGGGACTCCCGACCTCGCACCCGCGTTACCGCAGGGTCGCCACGGACGCGACGCCGCCCGAACCCCTGCCGTACGCGCCGCACGCCGCGCCAGTGGCGCCGGCCTCCGAGCCGCGCAAGGCTCGCACACCCTGTGTGCCGTCAGGCGCCAGCATCCTCGACGTTTTGGAGAGCTGCGGGCTTCCCACGCGGGCGTTCGATCCCGGCACCATCAGCCACAGCGAACGGGTGGCGTCCTACGCCGCGGAGATCGCCGCGGCCATCGGCCTGAGCCGGATCGAAATCCGCCCCGTACGCCTCGGCGCCTACCTGCACGACGTCGGCAAGCTCAAGGTGTCGCCCAGAATCCTGCGGAAGCCCGGACGCCTGACCGATGCCGAATTCGCGATCATGAAGATGCATCCGGTCTGGGGTCTCGACGTGCTCGAGGGCGTTCACCTGCCCGCCGCCGTCCGTTCCGCGATCCGCTGGCACCACGAGAAGCACGACGGGACCGGATACCCCGACGGCCTGTGCGGCGAGCAGATCCCGCTGCACGCGTCCATCATCGCCATCGCGGACGTCTACGACGCGCTGACCAGCTCGCGCAGCTACCGCCCTCCGATGAGCAGCTCCGGCGCGATGGCGTTGATGCGCGTGCGGCAGGGCTCGTGGCGGCCCGAAGTGTACGCGGCGTTCTGCCGGGCCGCGGCCTCCCCCGCGCGTGGCGCCGCGCTGCTGCTCGCGGCCGCCGCCGGCAGCCGGCGCCGGGAAGCGGCGATCGGGTTCGCCGTGGCGTAG
- a CDS encoding VOC family protein, with the protein MQLQSCIPVIPSADLDQSLRFWVEGLGLTMDRPMRKDGRLVGCMVHDERLYFWLNQRAGSPVRPENYHGIRLYWAPRDIHALRDRLQQLGYAVSEITDRDYGQTEFFVTDDDGYEHCFGVATHRDT; encoded by the coding sequence GTGCAGCTACAGTCGTGCATCCCGGTCATCCCGAGCGCAGACCTGGACCAGAGCCTGCGCTTCTGGGTCGAGGGTCTCGGGCTCACGATGGACCGGCCCATGCGGAAGGACGGCCGCCTCGTCGGTTGCATGGTCCACGACGAGCGCCTCTACTTCTGGCTCAATCAGCGTGCCGGCTCACCGGTCAGGCCGGAGAACTACCATGGCATCCGACTGTACTGGGCGCCCCGCGACATCCACGCGCTGAGGGATCGCCTGCAACAGCTGGGCTATGCCGTCTCGGAGATCACCGACCGCGATTACGGTCAGACGGAGTTCTTCGTGACCGACGACGACGGATACGAGCACTGCTTCGGGGTGGCCACCCACCGGGACACGTAG
- the lspA gene encoding signal peptidase II translates to MSKARLLIFVTVPLVLADCASKRAAVTYLQPPHVAHPVVGNTVRLTLAFNQQAVMSLPVGPRARWLLIAATAAAIVILVRLLRTTGVGDRARALGLALLIGGAAGNLLDRLASNRGVVDFIDVGLGAWRFWTFNLADIGISLGAGLLAWTLWRREARVGGREDQA, encoded by the coding sequence GTGTCGAAGGCCCGGCTTCTGATCTTCGTCACTGTGCCCTTGGTGCTGGCCGATTGCGCCTCCAAGCGCGCCGCGGTGACCTACCTGCAGCCGCCTCACGTCGCACATCCGGTCGTCGGGAACACCGTGCGTTTGACCCTGGCGTTCAACCAGCAGGCCGTCATGAGCTTGCCGGTGGGCCCGCGCGCCCGCTGGCTGCTCATCGCTGCCACGGCCGCCGCCATCGTCATCCTGGTGCGGCTGCTGCGCACCACCGGGGTCGGTGACAGGGCTCGCGCGCTCGGGCTGGCGCTGCTGATCGGCGGTGCGGCGGGCAACCTCCTGGATCGGCTGGCGAGCAACCGGGGCGTGGTCGACTTCATCGACGTGGGCCTGGGCGCATGGCGGTTCTGGACGTTCAACCTGGCCGACATCGGGATCAGCCTCGGGGCCGGGTTGCTCGCCTGGACGCTGTGGCGGCGCGAGGCGCGGGTAGGCGGACGCGAGGACCAGGCATGA